The following are from one region of the Paramagnetospirillum magnetotacticum MS-1 genome:
- a CDS encoding methyl-accepting chemotaxis protein has protein sequence MMLGNLRIAARLMVGFGLLVLLIAGLSGYGIYSGKATEKAFSRAIRLVSNQALVEQIEKEMFQGRMRIWAALATGDEAKMTAARASFATAREDLGKLRAQTFAPERIIRVEELKRLLDDYDREISKVKIADGHAPSLDSAETAASAPIAAAIANKLDVAGEDLATNFRDISVEVQTGAEQQINTAIDTSILIGSVSVILGLILSFVISSSISRPVIAMTGAMETLAGGDTSIQIPAIGNKDEIGEMAKAVQVFKDNAIRVAALKKEQEEAKARTELERRRAMLAMADSFEASVMGLVKGVSAQATQMEAASQGMSAAAEQSQAQASTIASAAGQATSNVETVAAAAEELSSSITEISRQVTEAAAISRQAAEETERTNEMVQGLADAAARIDQVVGLITDIASQTNLLALNATIEAARAGEAGKGFAVVAGEVKNLANQTARATEEISTQIGAVQNETRQAVDAIRNIGKVIDQVRQISSGIAGAVEEQGAATSEIARNVLEAVQGTREVSTNVAGVSEAAGATGAASRQVLAGAGQLADDSAHLRDEVVRFLDGVRAG, from the coding sequence ATGATGCTTGGAAACCTTAGGATCGCCGCCCGATTGATGGTTGGATTCGGGCTTCTTGTCCTTCTGATCGCAGGCTTGTCGGGCTATGGAATCTATTCGGGCAAGGCCACGGAAAAGGCCTTCTCGCGGGCTATCCGGCTGGTGAGCAACCAGGCCCTGGTCGAGCAGATTGAAAAGGAAATGTTCCAGGGGCGCATGCGGATCTGGGCCGCCCTGGCGACCGGCGACGAAGCCAAGATGACCGCCGCCCGCGCCAGCTTTGCCACGGCCCGCGAGGATCTGGGCAAATTACGCGCGCAAACCTTCGCGCCAGAGCGCATCATTCGGGTCGAGGAACTGAAGCGTCTGCTCGACGACTATGACCGCGAAATCTCCAAGGTGAAGATCGCCGACGGCCACGCCCCGTCCCTGGACAGCGCAGAAACCGCCGCCTCCGCGCCCATCGCCGCCGCCATCGCCAACAAGCTCGATGTGGCGGGGGAGGATTTGGCGACGAATTTCCGCGACATTTCCGTCGAGGTCCAGACCGGCGCCGAGCAGCAGATCAATACCGCTATCGATACCTCGATCCTGATCGGATCAGTGTCCGTAATCCTCGGGCTGATCCTGTCCTTCGTCATCAGCAGTTCCATCAGCAGGCCGGTGATCGCCATGACCGGGGCCATGGAGACCCTGGCCGGAGGCGACACTTCCATCCAGATCCCGGCCATCGGCAACAAGGACGAGATCGGCGAGATGGCCAAGGCCGTTCAGGTCTTCAAGGACAACGCCATCCGCGTCGCCGCCCTCAAAAAGGAGCAGGAGGAGGCCAAGGCCAGGACCGAGCTTGAGCGCCGCCGCGCCATGCTGGCCATGGCCGATTCCTTCGAAGCCAGCGTGATGGGCCTGGTCAAGGGCGTCTCGGCCCAGGCCACCCAGATGGAAGCCGCCTCCCAGGGCATGTCGGCCGCCGCCGAACAGTCCCAGGCCCAGGCCTCCACCATCGCTTCGGCCGCCGGGCAGGCCACCTCCAATGTGGAAACCGTCGCCGCCGCCGCCGAGGAGCTTTCTTCCTCCATCACCGAGATCAGCCGTCAGGTTACCGAAGCCGCCGCCATTTCCCGCCAGGCCGCCGAGGAGACCGAGCGCACCAACGAGATGGTGCAGGGCTTGGCGGATGCGGCGGCCCGCATCGATCAGGTGGTCGGCCTGATTACCGATATCGCATCCCAGACCAACCTGCTGGCCTTGAACGCCACCATCGAAGCGGCGCGGGCCGGTGAGGCGGGAAAAGGCTTTGCCGTGGTGGCGGGCGAGGTCAAAAATCTCGCCAACCAGACCGCCAGGGCTACCGAGGAAATCAGCACCCAGATCGGCGCCGTCCAAAACGAGACCCGCCAGGCCGTGGACGCCATCCGCAATATCGGCAAGGTGATCGATCAGGTGCGCCAGATTTCGTCGGGCATCGCCGGAGCGGTGGAGGAGCAGGGCGCCGCCACCTCAGAAATCGCCCGCAATGTCCTGGAGGCGGTACAGGGAACCCGCGAAGTCTCCACCAATGTGGCGGGCGTGTCGGAAGCGGCGGGCGCCACCGGGGCGGCATCGCGCCAGGTTCTGGCCGGAGCCGGTCAACTGGCCGACGATTCCGCCCATCTGCGCGACGAGGTGGTGCGCTTCCTCGATGGCGTTCGCGCCGGGTGA
- a CDS encoding ArnT family glycosyltransferase → MDRLTGGIRPYLLLSLLSLFLYLPGLVALPPMDRDESRFVQATRQMLETGDYIRIQFQQEMRAKKPVGAYWLQAASVSLLSDKATREVWPYRLPSALAAWGAVLMTFAFGQYLFGRQTALIGAALLASSLMLVSEGHQAKTDAIMLACTVAAQGALARFYLGARGQAAIPGALVALVFWVAMGVSVLVKGPVIPAISILTILALGFADRQWAWLVGLRPFTGMIVAASIAAPWFVAISNATGGAFVGEAVKGDLLPKLLGAQESHGGWPGTYLALAAVILWPGSLLLWPALSAAWKVRLRPEIRFCLAWIIPAWVMFEIVPTKLPHYVLPTFPALALLMAVAVVGRAPDLRSKPAKIWYWLWCAIGLALAAAVVIVPYQFAPSLPVMSIPSALMIAGAVLAAAWLAVKERMLPAVMALVLTAVTSFQVVFEGVLPSLDYLFVSRQAAELVASRPHSGAVVVAGYAEPSLVFLLGTDTVLTSGENAAQHLTKGPAALSLVSDREEEKFFAAAATLGVRPVVVGMVKGFNYSRGRKVTLTAYAVEGKAP, encoded by the coding sequence GTGGACAGACTGACCGGCGGTATCCGCCCCTATCTCCTGCTGTCGTTGCTGTCGCTGTTTTTGTATCTGCCGGGTCTGGTGGCTCTTCCGCCCATGGACCGCGACGAGTCGCGTTTTGTCCAGGCCACCCGCCAGATGCTGGAGACCGGCGATTACATCCGCATCCAGTTCCAGCAGGAGATGCGCGCCAAGAAGCCGGTGGGGGCCTATTGGCTTCAGGCCGCCTCGGTCAGCCTGTTGTCCGACAAGGCCACGCGCGAGGTCTGGCCCTATCGCCTGCCCTCGGCCCTGGCGGCTTGGGGTGCGGTGCTGATGACCTTCGCCTTCGGGCAATACCTGTTCGGGCGTCAAACCGCGCTGATCGGCGCCGCCTTGCTGGCTTCGTCGCTGATGCTGGTCTCGGAAGGCCATCAGGCCAAGACCGACGCCATCATGCTGGCCTGCACCGTGGCGGCCCAAGGCGCCCTGGCGCGCTTCTATCTTGGCGCCAGGGGCCAGGCGGCCATACCGGGTGCCCTGGTGGCTCTGGTCTTCTGGGTGGCCATGGGAGTCTCGGTCCTGGTCAAGGGGCCGGTGATTCCGGCCATCTCCATCCTTACCATCCTGGCGCTGGGATTCGCCGACCGGCAATGGGCGTGGCTGGTGGGCCTGCGGCCCTTCACGGGCATGATCGTGGCGGCATCCATCGCCGCGCCGTGGTTCGTGGCCATCTCCAACGCCACGGGCGGCGCCTTCGTCGGCGAGGCGGTCAAAGGCGACCTGCTGCCCAAGCTGCTGGGCGCCCAGGAAAGCCATGGCGGCTGGCCCGGCACTTATCTCGCCCTGGCGGCGGTGATCTTGTGGCCCGGCTCGCTGTTGCTGTGGCCCGCGTTGAGTGCGGCCTGGAAGGTGCGCCTGCGCCCCGAGATCCGCTTCTGCCTCGCCTGGATCATCCCGGCCTGGGTGATGTTCGAGATCGTGCCCACCAAGCTGCCCCATTACGTGCTGCCCACCTTTCCCGCCCTGGCGCTGTTGATGGCGGTAGCCGTGGTGGGGCGAGCGCCCGATCTGCGCTCCAAGCCCGCCAAGATCTGGTACTGGCTGTGGTGCGCGATCGGTCTGGCCCTGGCGGCGGCGGTGGTGATCGTCCCCTACCAGTTCGCGCCATCCCTTCCCGTCATGAGCATTCCCTCGGCCCTCATGATCGCGGGCGCGGTGCTGGCCGCCGCCTGGCTGGCCGTAAAGGAGCGGATGCTCCCGGCGGTCATGGCCCTGGTGCTGACGGCGGTGACCAGCTTCCAGGTGGTGTTCGAAGGCGTGCTGCCCAGCCTGGATTACCTGTTCGTCAGCCGTCAGGCCGCCGAGCTGGTGGCCAGCCGCCCCCATAGCGGCGCCGTGGTGGTGGCGGGCTATGCCGAGCCCAGTCTGGTCTTCCTGCTGGGCACTGACACGGTGCTGACCAGCGGTGAGAACGCGGCCCAGCACCTGACCAAGGGACCCGCCGCGCTCAGTCTGGTCTCCGACCGCGAGGAGGAGAAGTTCTTCGCCGCCGCGGCCACGCTGGGCGTCAGGCCGGTGGTGGTGGGTATGGTCAAGGGCTTCAACTATTCGCGCGGCCGCAAGGTGACGCTGACCGCCTATGCCGTGGAGGGCAAAGCGCCATGA
- a CDS encoding phosphatase PAP2 family protein: MKLLDLILRQWDRGGDRITLIWEELAGFRSFSAGQWARTMARPRTWATLYCALAVVIGYFLLDRPLARWLKAHVSGDFEGFWKTITYLGLGGVWMIPAGLLTLGLILSSLAAPGLEKRARLRRAAWVPGFLFLSMAISGIAGNIIKMLVGRTRPAALFDSNLYDFVPLTRGYLTNSFPSGHSQAAFAAMTALALIFPRYDLAFITIALLVALSRVLTTVHFLSDAVAGAWLGAMVSVALYSLLTARGIDVRVRFDRDKKLVD, from the coding sequence ATGAAGCTGCTGGACCTCATCCTGCGCCAATGGGACAGGGGCGGCGACCGCATCACCCTGATCTGGGAGGAACTGGCCGGGTTCCGATCGTTCAGCGCCGGGCAATGGGCGCGCACCATGGCGCGGCCCCGGACCTGGGCCACACTTTATTGTGCCCTGGCGGTGGTGATCGGCTATTTCCTCCTGGACCGGCCGTTGGCTCGCTGGCTGAAGGCCCATGTGAGCGGTGATTTCGAGGGATTCTGGAAGACCATCACCTATCTGGGGCTGGGCGGCGTCTGGATGATTCCCGCCGGTCTGCTGACGCTCGGCCTGATCCTGTCCTCCCTGGCGGCGCCGGGGCTGGAGAAACGCGCCCGGCTGCGCCGCGCCGCCTGGGTGCCGGGCTTCCTGTTCCTGTCCATGGCCATTTCGGGCATCGCCGGCAACATCATCAAGATGCTGGTGGGCCGGACAAGGCCCGCCGCCCTGTTCGACAGCAATCTCTATGACTTCGTGCCCCTGACGCGGGGCTATCTCACCAATTCCTTCCCCTCGGGCCATTCCCAGGCGGCCTTTGCCGCCATGACCGCGCTCGCCTTGATCTTTCCGCGCTACGATCTGGCCTTCATCACCATCGCCCTGCTGGTGGCCTTGAGCCGGGTGCTGACCACCGTGCATTTCCTTTCGGATGCGGTGGCGGGGGCCTGGCTGGGCGCCATGGTCAGTGTGGCGCTCTATTCCCTGCTGACGGCGCGCGGCATCGATGTGCGGGTGCGGTTCGACAGGGATAAGAAACTGGTGGACTAA
- a CDS encoding MFS transporter has product MTQTNTLNIQTFLNESRFSPYQWAVFALCFFVVLLDGFDTAAIGYIAPSLLKEWGIAKPALGPVLSAALFGLAAGALSAGPLADRFGRRLVLTGATLLFALASLGSSYAGSLDALTVLRFVTGIGLGAAMPNAVTLISEYCPDQRRSLLTNAMFAGFPLGAALGGFLAAWMIPQWGWRSVLVLGGIAPLALVVLMLTALPESIRYMVARKKPTEHIRKVLARISAAAAAAQDFVMTETAAKTPAGKAGLGVVLSRSYLVGSMMMWLAYFMGLVIFYGLINWMPLLLKDAGLDPKSATLISALFPLGGVGAIFFGWLMDRANGNKVIAAGYVLTALLIFGIGQAVGNVGILVALVLVAGTLMNTAQSSMPALAAGFYPTSGRATGVAWMLGMGRFGGIAGSTLVAELSRRQMSFSEMFTIIAIPGLIAAAGLIIKQMAHPETPAEHDVAVSEAHEHAQEAQLGGH; this is encoded by the coding sequence ATGACTCAGACCAACACGCTGAATATCCAGACTTTTCTCAATGAAAGCCGATTCTCGCCCTATCAGTGGGCGGTCTTCGCGCTGTGCTTCTTCGTGGTGCTGCTGGACGGATTCGACACCGCCGCCATCGGCTATATCGCGCCCTCCCTGCTCAAGGAATGGGGGATCGCCAAGCCCGCGCTCGGCCCCGTTCTGTCCGCCGCCCTGTTCGGTCTGGCAGCAGGCGCCCTGTCCGCCGGGCCGTTGGCCGACCGCTTCGGCCGCCGTTTGGTCCTGACCGGCGCGACCCTGCTCTTCGCCTTGGCCAGCCTGGGCTCGTCCTATGCGGGCAGCCTGGACGCACTGACCGTGCTGCGCTTCGTTACCGGTATCGGTCTGGGCGCCGCCATGCCCAATGCGGTGACCTTGATCAGCGAATACTGCCCCGACCAGCGGCGCTCTCTTCTGACCAATGCCATGTTCGCGGGCTTTCCCCTGGGCGCGGCCCTGGGCGGCTTCCTCGCCGCCTGGATGATTCCGCAATGGGGCTGGCGTTCGGTGCTGGTGCTGGGCGGCATCGCGCCCCTGGCCCTGGTGGTTCTGATGCTAACGGCCTTGCCGGAATCTATCCGCTACATGGTGGCCCGCAAGAAGCCCACCGAGCATATCCGTAAAGTCCTGGCCCGCATTTCCGCCGCCGCCGCCGCCGCCCAGGACTTCGTCATGACCGAGACGGCGGCCAAGACACCCGCTGGCAAGGCCGGGCTGGGCGTGGTTCTGTCCAGGAGCTATCTGGTGGGCTCGATGATGATGTGGCTGGCCTATTTCATGGGCCTGGTCATCTTCTACGGCCTGATCAACTGGATGCCCCTGCTGCTCAAGGACGCCGGTCTCGATCCCAAGAGCGCCACACTGATCTCGGCCCTGTTCCCCTTAGGGGGCGTCGGAGCCATCTTCTTCGGATGGCTGATGGATCGCGCCAACGGCAACAAGGTGATCGCCGCGGGCTATGTCCTGACCGCCTTGCTCATCTTCGGCATCGGCCAGGCGGTGGGCAATGTGGGAATTCTGGTGGCCCTGGTCCTGGTGGCGGGCACCTTGATGAACACCGCCCAATCCTCCATGCCCGCCCTGGCCGCCGGGTTCTATCCCACCTCGGGCCGCGCCACCGGTGTGGCCTGGATGCTGGGCATGGGACGCTTCGGCGGCATCGCCGGTTCCACCTTGGTGGCGGAACTGTCGCGGCGCCAGATGAGCTTTTCCGAGATGTTCACCATCATCGCCATCCCCGGCCTGATCGCCGCGGCTGGCCTGATCATCAAGCAGATGGCCCATCCCGAGACCCCCGCCGAGCATGACGTGGCGGTGAGCGAAGCCCATGAACACGCCCAGGAAGCACAATTGGGAGGGCATTGA
- the pobA gene encoding 4-hydroxybenzoate 3-monooxygenase — protein sequence MRVQVAIIGAGPSGLILGQLLAKAGIDAVILEAQTGDYVLGRIRAGVLEQVCVDLLDEAGVGARMHAEGLPHGGFELLVDGTRHRIDLAGLTGGKQVMVYGQTELTRDLMQARQAAGLKTVYEAKDVAVSDYDTDHPRVSYLKDGVRHEITCDFIAGCDGFHGVCRASVPKGSIRNFERVYPFGWLGLLSDTPPVHHELIYAKSEGGFALCSQRSHTRSRYYLQVPLSEKVEDWSDERFWGELRQRLDGPANDALITGPSLEKSIAPLRSFVAEPMRFGRLFLAGDAAHIVPPTGAKGLNLAASDVRILGHALIEFYGRSTKGIDRYSERCLRRIWKAERFSWWMTNLLHRFPDTPPFEQRALEAELDYVVHSLAGRTTIAENYVGLPFED from the coding sequence ATGCGCGTCCAAGTCGCCATCATCGGCGCCGGTCCATCCGGACTCATCCTTGGCCAACTCCTGGCCAAGGCCGGAATCGACGCCGTCATCCTCGAGGCCCAGACCGGTGACTACGTCCTGGGCCGCATCCGGGCCGGGGTGTTGGAGCAGGTCTGCGTCGATCTGCTCGACGAGGCCGGTGTAGGGGCGCGCATGCATGCCGAGGGGCTGCCCCATGGCGGTTTCGAACTGTTGGTGGACGGCACCCGCCACCGCATCGACCTGGCGGGCCTCACCGGTGGCAAGCAGGTGATGGTCTATGGCCAGACCGAACTGACCCGCGACCTGATGCAAGCCCGCCAGGCCGCAGGCCTCAAAACCGTCTACGAGGCCAAGGACGTGGCGGTGTCGGATTACGACACCGACCACCCCCGCGTCAGCTATCTCAAGGACGGGGTACGCCATGAGATCACTTGCGACTTCATCGCCGGTTGCGACGGTTTCCACGGCGTGTGCCGCGCCTCGGTGCCCAAGGGCTCCATCCGTAATTTCGAGCGGGTCTATCCCTTCGGCTGGCTGGGCCTCTTGTCCGACACGCCGCCGGTCCATCACGAACTGATCTATGCCAAGAGCGAGGGCGGCTTCGCCCTGTGCTCCCAGCGCTCGCATACGCGGTCGCGCTATTACCTCCAGGTGCCGCTGAGCGAAAAGGTGGAGGACTGGTCCGACGAACGCTTCTGGGGCGAATTGCGCCAACGTCTCGACGGCCCGGCCAATGACGCCTTGATCACCGGCCCGTCCCTGGAAAAGAGCATCGCGCCCTTGCGCAGCTTCGTGGCCGAGCCCATGCGGTTCGGACGTCTCTTCCTGGCTGGCGACGCCGCCCATATCGTGCCGCCCACGGGGGCCAAGGGCCTCAATCTGGCGGCATCGGACGTGCGCATTCTCGGTCACGCCCTGATCGAGTTCTATGGCCGCAGCACTAAAGGCATCGACCGCTATTCCGAACGCTGCCTGCGCCGCATCTGGAAGGCCGAACGCTTCTCGTGGTGGATGACCAATCTGCTGCACCGCTTCCCTGACACGCCGCCCTTCGAGCAGCGGGCCCTGGAGGCCGAACTGGACTATGTGGTCCATTCCCTGGCCGGGCGAACCACCATCGCCGAGAATTATGTGGGGCTGCCCTTCGAGGACTGA
- a CDS encoding class III extradiol dioxygenase family protein: MAKIVGGINVTHVPYIGRAIAGNLQQDAYWKPFFDGFPPVHDWLDKVKPDVAVVVYNDHGLNFFLDKMPTFSIGAAPQYNNADEGWGIPTVAPFKGDQDLSWHLIDRLIEAEFDLTTCQEMLVDHAFTLPLELLWPKRNAALRTIPICQNTVQFPLPSAKRCLAFGRAIGKAIESWDSDARVVVLGTGGLSHQLEGKRAGFINKKFDLEFMDKLVTDPDWVTQYSNEDLVELTGTQGIELLNWLTCRGALGDKVKTVHTNYHIPISNTAAGLMAMETLG, encoded by the coding sequence ATGGCCAAGATCGTCGGCGGCATCAACGTCACCCATGTGCCCTATATCGGGCGCGCCATCGCGGGCAACCTGCAGCAGGACGCCTATTGGAAACCCTTCTTCGACGGCTTCCCCCCGGTCCATGACTGGCTGGACAAGGTCAAGCCGGACGTGGCCGTGGTGGTCTATAACGACCACGGGCTGAACTTCTTCCTCGACAAGATGCCCACCTTCTCCATCGGCGCGGCCCCCCAATACAACAATGCCGACGAGGGTTGGGGCATTCCCACCGTGGCGCCTTTCAAGGGCGACCAGGACCTGTCCTGGCACCTGATCGACCGGCTGATCGAGGCCGAGTTCGACCTGACCACCTGTCAGGAAATGCTGGTCGACCACGCTTTCACCCTGCCGCTGGAATTGCTGTGGCCCAAGCGCAACGCGGCCTTGCGCACCATTCCCATCTGCCAGAACACCGTGCAATTCCCCCTGCCCTCGGCCAAGCGTTGCCTGGCTTTCGGCCGCGCCATCGGCAAGGCCATCGAATCCTGGGACTCCGACGCCCGCGTCGTGGTGCTGGGGACCGGCGGCCTGTCGCATCAGTTGGAGGGGAAGCGGGCGGGCTTCATCAACAAGAAGTTCGACCTGGAATTCATGGACAAGCTGGTTACCGACCCCGACTGGGTGACCCAGTATTCCAACGAGGATCTGGTGGAACTGACCGGCACCCAGGGCATCGAACTGCTGAACTGGCTGACCTGCCGCGGCGCGCTTGGCGACAAGGTCAAGACGGTGCACACCAACTACCACATTCCCATCTCCAACACCGCGGCGGGCCTGATGGCCATGGAAACACTCGGATAG
- a CDS encoding protocatechuate 4,5-dioxygenase subunit alpha: protein MASKTKRVIPGTTLFDGDMARKGYALNKMCFSFNSEENRQEFLKDPAAYCDKFGLNEQQKKAVISLQVLDMLDAGGNAYFIAKLGGIYKLDMQDVGAQQTGVTKAEFQAKLVAAGRE, encoded by the coding sequence GTGGCATCTAAAACCAAACGGGTCATCCCCGGCACAACCCTGTTCGACGGCGATATGGCCCGCAAAGGCTATGCCCTGAACAAAATGTGCTTCTCGTTCAACTCCGAGGAAAACCGCCAGGAATTCCTCAAGGACCCCGCCGCCTATTGCGACAAGTTCGGCCTGAACGAGCAGCAGAAGAAGGCCGTGATCAGCCTTCAGGTGCTGGACATGCTGGACGCGGGCGGCAACGCCTATTTCATCGCCAAGCTGGGCGGCATCTACAAGCTGGACATGCAAGACGTCGGCGCGCAGCAGACGGGCGTCACCAAGGCAGAATTCCAGGCGAAGCTGGTCGCCGCGGGGAGAGAGTAA